CTTGTTGAAAAGGAAAGGGCAAGGAAGCGCATGGGGGCCGTGCTGGGCAGCTCCCTGCATCTCCAGGACTTGGGGTccgtggggtggggtgggatgtcAGAGCTGGGGCGTCGCTGGACCCCTGGCTCTCCTGCTGCAAGGGGGAACACTCGGGGGACACCCAGGTCCTGTTCAGCCACATTCCCCAAGCACCGAAGCCACAGACTTACCCATCTGGGtgtctttcttcctcctggCGATGTAAATGTTTTGTGCCTGTGTGCCCTTCCACGCCCTAAGGGGACTATCAGGTTCGAGTCACCGTGCCCCATATTCCCCGCCAGCAGGAGACAGGCACCTCCTTCCaccccttcccacagcaggaTTTGAATAACCAGGTGTGAGCATCAGCCTCCCTCGTTAATACGTTTGATAATTGACCAGGCGCTCATTCCCGTGGGAGGGCTGCGTGCCCGAGCGCAGCACCCTGCGAGGAGGGGCCGCCCGGCTGCTGCTCCGCACCCTGAGAGCCCGTGGCCTTGCCTGCCGCCatgcccgcccgccgcctcctcctcctcctcctcctggggctgcttctggccctgcagcctgcctgctgccaggaaGGTAAGTGCAGgaggctgcctgccctcccggggaaactgaggcaggggcaggcaggaaggTGTGAGAGCCccgggcaggcaggagctgctcgGTGGGGTGGCTTTGGGGGCAAGGGACAACTGTTAAAGAGCCtcttgggaagagaaaaaaaaaataaatcccaacTCCTGCCTAAGCTTTACCTCCGGCTTCACATCAGTGGGCAGTGGGGACGGGTGGGTGTCCGGTGGGTTGGGACGTCTTGCCGGAGCACCGAGACTTTCTACCTGTTTTGCTGAAGGCTGAAACGGCCATCCGAGGTTTATCTTACCTGCTTACATGGAGATAAAGCAGTTCTGATTTACCTCCAGCAGGACTGTGCACTGAGATGAGTAATCTGTTttcttaaggatttttttttttctttcttctcactcTTGTCCCTGAGCAAGTGTTGTGCTGGGTCGCTCTCTGAGCTCACAGGTTTTCCTGTTAATCTGTAATTTTGATCATTGCTGAGGTGAGGgagcaaatattttcctctgcaaGCCGTCCTCCCGTTCCCTTCCCAAAGACTTAATAGAGAAcattatttttaggaaatttGTGGAAGGACTTTCCTAATGCTAGAAATAACAAGTAGTAATTAAAACTCATCTGATGCTGCCAAAGTCCCGGAAAATTCCCTCCCCCTTTCTCCTTCTGATGCCCCAGCCCTGACCGCTCTTCCTGTGTTTGTTTACCAATTTGCTGAGGATTTAACAGTCTAGGGTCTACCCTGTCAGCAGGATTGAAAGTTTTGCTGTTgcctggaaagagaaaaaaaccccaaccctttAATGAGTATCAGAGCCTGGCATGGCTTCCTCAGAGAGTGCAAAAGACAGGGGCCAGCTGATGCTTTCTAAGCATTTGGGGAAGATGGATCAAAAAGTAGGTCTATGTCTTCAAACCAGCCGTTGAGCATGGAAACAGGGTTAAAACATGTGCAAGGGCTTATGCTAGCTAGCATTGGCACTTCCCTTGGTCTCAGGTGTAATCACAGATGTGTGGACACTGATACACAtctgccaggggctgcagatCCCGCATTGCTTAGTTTGGCCTAGAATAACTTGTTTGGGAGGGAAAACCACATCACTGCTATGGTGTGAAACATAGAGGAGGTGGCAGAGCCCAAGGGACAGGCTGTCCCACGAGGCACATCCCTAGTAAAGCATTTTTGCAGAATCACAGTCCTGTTTCCACAGGCGAGACTCATCTTTTAAGCCATCCCTCCTGGCAGGGCACTGaggtgtgctctggtgggacTCCAGACAGGTGGtgccccccagggctgccatCCACATACTTGCTGCCCGAGAAGATGCTATCAAGCTCTTGCCTCTGCCTAGTTCccattcttcctttcttatGCATGTGCAAGTTCCCTGCTCCCATGGGGGTATTTCAGCCTGATGTGCAGGCACTGGCTGCTCCCCCTGCCATCCTCACCTCTCCTTGCCGCTGGGCTTTCTGTGGTCTCTCAAAGCCAGAACCACTTGATTTTGGattggtatttttccttttgcttttggatGCTCTGAAATCTGGTGGAAATAGCTGCCTGAGTGGTTTCACTTGCAAAAACCTTCAGTACTTCCTGAGCATAGATGCTTGGAGGAGTTTTCCTACCGCTTCTCTCCTCCTTTGCTTGAAGATCATGAGATGCACATTTGGCGATTTCAGTCATTGCTGACTTCATTCCCTGCTTGACCTTGAACTCCGTTAAGCCCAGCAGAAACCTCACCGAGGGCTGGACCTGACCACCCCCTCCTAGGCTTGGGCGGGAAACCCTGACCCcggcaggaaaaataaagcacaactaataaataaatgtgaCTGAGATAACAGCCAAGGGCAGAGCGAGGAGGAAGCAGAGCGGGCCAAAGCTCAGCCTGGAGGCAATAGGTAGGTGTGTTTGGGGTGCACCCGTGGgggtggtgggcagcaggggCGTGAGCATCCTTGCCCATCAGGTAGGGCAGGAGGGGACCAAACCCTGCTCTGCCTCACTGCCACCAGCAGCTTGCTAATACAATGGGATTTCAGCTGAAACACCTTGATGCAAGAGGCAATTTCCATCTGAGCTCCTCCCGCTTGAGTTTTGGCCCTGGGACCTTGCACTAAACATGGCAAGTGTCTCTGCAGGGAAGTGGGGGACTGAAGGACATTGTTCAGGGCTGCTCTTGCAGCCTCTTGCCCTGGGGGTGCCACCATTTTCCGGACTGGCATAGGTGGTGAGTCAGCTGGCTAGGTTGATTTTGCTTCCAAGAGTTAAAAAGagctttgttttgtgggttgcttggtttttttcttttttttttttttttttttaatagaagccTCTTGCAGTAAAGACTCAAGGAGCTGGGGGTCTTACCAAAAAGCACTCTGCCTCcccaaaagcaaaggaaggagatgagggctgtcagcagcagcagcagctgtgaatgAGAAGTTTGCACACACGGAGCACACAGCCCAACTTTATTGCTGCTAGTAAAGTTTATTTGCTGCTTATAGCAGGGATTTGTCTCCTGTGAGACAGATGAAGTGTTCAGCTGGCGTAAAGCTCCCTAGTCAGGCTGATGTACCAATTCACTCATCCTGTGGCAGGTCAGCTTCAcaggtgctggtggtgggggCTGGGTCCAAGTGGTCCGAGGCTGGCAGGTAGCATCCCCCACCTGCCCCATCTGCCTGTGCAGATGGAGCTCATTTATGTGCAAGGCTTGGTGTTTTGATCAACACAAGGATGAAAAGCCATGCCTGAATAAATAGTAATTTAATCCCAAAGGGATGTGTCTGCATGGGCGAGGTCTCCTTTTGGTGTCCATGTGACAACACTTAAGGATGGGTTTGACTGCATCTGAGTGCTCCATCACCCCAAAGCTGgtggaggcagggagcagctgtcCCAGCAAGGGCTGGGACAAGGTTTCCTCTTCTCATCGCCCTGCCCTTGAGTTCCTCCCACATACAGGAATATATCTCACAGCCTTCCTACCTGTGGCTGGATCACTGCTCAAGTCTGGCTAGAGAAAAATGAACCTGTGAGTCCATCCCGGGCCATAgatgctgcagcctgctcctgcccctctATGGCCTggccccctgccagccctgcctggccttTGTGCTAAAAGCTGTTGCTCTGAATACTTCACCCTTCAGTTTCCCATCATAGATCAGTTTGCTGCTCTGGAAACTTGTTGAATGATGCATTTTGCTGAAATCCACACCAAGAACCATAAGAGTGACAACTGAATTTTACACCATCCCTGTTGGGGGGTCCTTATTTTGCTGGGCAGTATTTGGAAAACCAGGAAAGATGTCTGTGGCACCTGGGTATGGAGAATAAAAATCTTACTGAAACCCCTCTGCCATATTTCCCCTGTCACTTTGGGTAAAcactctcccttcctccctccatgTCCCCCAGTCCTTTGTCCCCCCAACCCAGAGTCATCTGTGCCCCACTGcgtacatatatgtatgtatgtatgggGTACCAAAGCTGCAAGGCAACATGGTCCACATGCAAAAGCCAGTGAAACTGCCATTATTTGCACTTTATTTCATTGCTGTCACCCAGGTGAATCTGCCTGAATTAACAGCAACATGCTCTGCTTGGGTTTGCAGGACCCAGCTCTTGGCTGGACGTTGCTAAAGCTGGACAGAAGTTTGGCAGATAAAGCCTGAAGGTGTATTTCTAACgtgtcctcttttttttctgcagcccGGGGCAATCTCCAGCCATGGTCACAGGGTGTCATCGCAGTAGTTGTGTTTCTAGTCTTGGTGGCCATCGCTTTTGTGGTTAATAGGCTCTGGTGTAAGGAGAAAGTGTAAGTGTGGGAGCCCCACGGGTTGCTTTGGGTTGGGCTTAGCTGCCTCTGCATGGGTCACTTCCAGCTGCCTCCATCCCCGTGCCAGGACTGGGAACACTGTGATCACTGTGCCAGGACCCAGGCAGAGAGAGCAAAGACTCCCTGTGCTGATCTCCCTGTTCTCTTCTCCCTGTCCTGGTCTCTGCTCCCTGTTACTTATTGCCAGGTTCAAGCTTGCACTGTCCAGGTGCTGCAGTGAGAAAGCGCTGCGTTGGggatggcagagctgcagcatcaTGACTGGTGTGCATAGGCATGTGTCTTGAGGGGCTGGCCTGAGCCTGGTTTCCTACGAATTTGGGGGTGCAGTTACCAGGTGCCTTATATCCCTTGGAAAACAAGCCCAAAACAGCTTCGTTTGCAAAGCAGAGCGAGCCATGTCATCAGAAGGCACTgagaggagctgggagaagagggagGTAGCTGAGCCGTGGCAGCTGTCTCCACCCGGAGCCCACAGCACAGGCAAACCAGGTGGCCTCATTCATCAGAAAAGGCTCTGGCAGAACCATTACCTCTGGTCCATTGCTGGCCAAGTAAAGCCACAGGCTCCTGCTCGCTGCCCCAGGCCCACTCGCTAAGTTGCAGTAACTTGATCTTGAGTTTGAGCCCAAAGTCAACAGGGGATGAGGACTGAAAGTGCCTTATAGCTGGGTTCCCAGTTTCTTTCCAGTGGCATGGGCACTTTGGGCTTTGCACCCTAAGGTGCTGGAATCTTCTTGGATCTGCACATGGAGACTTGGGGTATATCCCGATGCTCAGCAGATTGACTTCTGCCCTAGGTGCCTTTACAGGGGGCCCTTTGGGATGCATTTAGGGCCAACGCATAATGCAATGTAaagagagagatatatatatttatatggtCTGATCTGCAACTGCAGTCTTTGTTTCTCAAAGAGGAACCTTTGTCCTCAGGCTGGAGGAGCTCACAGCCCATGGAGTGGGAGGCAGGGATGGTGTTTCCTACCTCTGCCTGTGGCTGGGCTGCCTCTTCCCAGCCTGGAGGCAGAGGATGCTGAGGAGGGCTTGAGAGGGGGGGACGGTGGCTTGTTTTAATTAATCTGGCCTCTCTTCAGAAGAGTGGGCAGCGAGGCTCGGCAGCCTggcacactgccagctctgcaCTGTCACTGTGACAGCAGCTATCAGCTCAAGCCACTGCCTGTTTATGCCAGTCTGCTCCTCGGAAAAGCCTCTGAAATTGCCCTTGGGCAAGtgctggagaaggcagggaTGTGCACACTGGGTGGACCTGTGCCCACCCTCCACAGCTAAACCCCCCTGGTGCTGTTTGGGGCATGGCTTACTCCAGAGCTGAGCTTTTGGGCTCCAGCTAAGGTCGAAGACCTGATCCCTGTGCTGTGGTTCCTTCTTCGAGTGATCCAGACTCAcatctgaaagcaaacagctctTCTTTGCACATGTGTGCGGATGTACACCCctcctgtgccagggctgcagcactggcagagcCTCGGCATTTCTGTCTGTCAGTTGGGACCCATAGGGAATATTTTGCAACAGATTACACAGAAGAAGACTGGAAAAACCAGTTAGCAGGAGAAAACAATCCCATGTATTGACAAATGAGTCTTGCTACCTGCCAGGCTGGCACTGGGAGTACTAACTCCAGAGACATGGGTTGGCACTCAGCAGCTGGGCATGACCCCTGCAAACCTGCCATGAGGGCATCTGTTGTTACCCATGTCTTGCTGGGAAGGGGGTTGTGCTGGGTGTTTGAGGCCAGGATTACACATCCAGGTTCCTTATTGTCTCTGTAGTGTCGGAGCAGTCCCTTCCTCTCTGCCATCACCATTGCAAGCtgctccctggcacagcccctctgtctctctgtctcAGCTGCTCTTGTCTCCCTCTCCAGGGAAAATGTCGAGACGGTGGTGAGTGTCGAGGACAAGCAGGAGGCTGTCATGTCCAATGGTCACGAAGGGAAATACCTAACTGCTGCAGCCAACTTCAGGTGAAAGACTTGCTTAGACCTCCTCCACATGGCTCCCAGGCTCTGTTCCATCCCCCGGGGACAGTTCAGacttgcagtgctgcagtcTCTCCCACTTGGGGTCTCACATGTCCCATGCACCTGGTTTTGGGGCTGTTATCCACTCCAGGGACTAAGAGAGTGGTGAGGGAGTACCCCCTCCTCCCTAGTCTTTCCTCATCCCTGCAGCTGAGCCCCATGGTCTGTTCACCACCTTGCAACCTGCCACACCACATTTTTCTTATACTACATCACAACTTTCAAACAGAGAAAACCACCAAAAGTGGCCATAGGTCAGCAGATATTGACTATCAAAACAGCCCTTGCTAGGAATTAGAGCAATTCCCACGCTGTGCTTGGCTTTCCCTCCTGGCAGCGGGAcccctcccaccctccccacctCACCCCTTGCTCGATGCATGGCTGGCACCAGCAAGGTCAGGGCTCCGGTGGTGGCTTTGGGGAGGCTGGTCTTGCTGGGGGCGAGCTCAGCGCTGTGCTTCTCCCTCCCAATGCAGGTCCAAAGAGAGCCAGCACGCTTACGAGAACACCCTGGAGCCGGAGGAGAAGGTGATCACCACTGCCATGTAGCAGGCACCCCAGCTGGCTGCCCTCTTTCCACCTCTCACTTTGCTTCCCGCTGTTGCGATGGGCATTTTCGCAGGGATCCTCTGCACTGGCATCCCCCgggtgcagcagctgcctgaccTCTCCACAGCACCACCATCTCCTgatcttttcccttcccactaGCGGGACACACACCACCCACTAGTGGCGCCCACGCTGGTTCCCGGGAGAGGTCTGGAGATGCCACCTCTCCTGCCTGGTGGTCACCCTACCTGGTTGGGGAGGCTGATGTCCCCCATCCCAGGGGGGTGCTGACCTGCCCCAGGCGTGGAGGGGTCCACACTGGGTGCCTGGGacctccccacacccccagctgccctctggGGAGCTGCTGATGGAAAatcctctctcttctccctgttttcccttcctttttacAACCGACACCATGCATTTTAACGTCAGAACAAACCTTCTCCCCTGTATATATCTTCCCTGTGAGCAATAAAGAGAATTGTTTGCCCATAGGACAGCAAAGAGGGCTGTTTTGTTAAATCACCCAAAGGACTTTCTGGTATCTCAGCGCTCCCAGCCTTGGGGCAGTTTGGGCAGCTTGTCCTGGAGGAGGTGCTGCCCAGCATGGCGCAGGCAGCAGGCTTCTTCCCCAGGCAGGGGCTTGCAAAACACCATTTTCCTACAGCACCAAAACCTGATAAGTATTCCCTAAAACAAAGATGCTACAGTCCTGGTGGGGATCTCAGCCCAAAATAGACCACTTCCCACCGCCGGGAGCCCTCCAGGatggagcagggagctggagctggtgccACTGCTTGCCATGAGCCACTCTCTCACTTCCCACGGGTGACTCTGTCGATGTCCCTAGCAGATGGTGACACAAAAAATCAGGAATGGGAGTAAACTAGGAGCCACATGAGAGTAAACTAGGAGCCTTCCAGTAACAGACCCACCctgaaaagcatctgaaaagcCTCTGAAAAGCCTCGTGTTTTGAAAACGCCCTCAAGACTCAGTGTTGAGAAATCACCGTTCCAGTTGAGAAATTGCATGGGGGTagaagaaaacaggcagaagGGCCAGAGGGGTCAAGCCCTCCAGTGCAGAGGCAGGATGGCTGCCATCCACATCATCGCATCAGAGCTGTTCCATTCTACCACCTTctctggggcagctggaggctgagccagccccaggctgggtcCTGGACCTCCCTACTTGTGCCCCTGATGGATGCTGTGCCCCTGACTTTTCTCTTGCAGGTGCCAAATGTCATGTgggcttggaaaaaaacaagctcCCTAGTGCTTCGCTCAGCAGGGTTTAAGGAGGATTAGTCATTGCGTGTTCCCGCTGCGTCAGCACtcgggctgggggctgggggtgtggcGAGAGGAGGGGAACCCATTAATTTTTACCTCTTAGTTGCAAAAGAAGTTAGAAATGGCATCCTTATAATGAGTAACA
Above is a window of Falco biarmicus isolate bFalBia1 chromosome 11, bFalBia1.pri, whole genome shotgun sequence DNA encoding:
- the PDZK1IP1 gene encoding PDZK1-interacting protein 1 isoform X1, with the translated sequence MPARRLLLLLLLGLLLALQPACCQEARGNLQPWSQGVIAVVVFLVLVAIAFVVNRLWCKEKVENVETVVSVEDKQEAVMSNGHEGKYLTAAANFRSKESQHAYENTLEPEEKVITTAM
- the PDZK1IP1 gene encoding PDZK1-interacting protein 1 isoform X2 encodes the protein MEQMSRNGTAARGNLQPWSQGVIAVVVFLVLVAIAFVVNRLWCKEKVENVETVVSVEDKQEAVMSNGHEGKYLTAAANFRSKESQHAYENTLEPEEKVITTAM